The sequence TCAGGAGAGACCTCGTCCCCTCCATCCCTAAATCTGGTCCTCCAGGGAAAAGGGGTTTCTCAGTCCTGGCTCTGAGGGCTTTTAACCTGCTGCCATGTCCCagcccagaggcggctgcatctcaGTACTAggcccatgtgtgtgtgtgggggggaggttcgGATAAGGCCAGCTCTCAGTCTCCTCCAAGCCATCCAAATCTGCCCTGGCAGCATCCAATTACAGTGTGAGCTGGAAACCCTAGGGTGTCAGGGGTGAATAGGGGCATCCTGCTATGGGGTGGGGTGCTCAAGGCAGGGGAGGGAAACCTTCAAGTGCATAACCCCTGCTGTGCTTCCACCTCCCTATAATGAGGACAGATGCACATGGAGATATGAACCCAAGTGTCTGGGATCctttgctgcccccctccccccaactatgCTGCATTTCCTCCCTCCCAGGACTGGGGAGGGAAATCTgacccccaaaggggggggggcaggtggaaaGGAAGGAGTCACTAAGGGTTCCAAAGCAGCGCTAGAGTCAATCAAACCAACCCATAGGGGTGGGGGTAGACTACATGTCAGGATTGAGGGGCTCCTGcaaagctggggggagcccagggctgggatagcagggggaggagggtcaGGATGGAGAGCAGTCAGAGCTATGTTTCTATGCCTCACTAGATGGGGGTCTAGTGGGGGGTCCCCCCAATCTTTCTTCCCTGATGGGGTCCTCTCTTTTCCATCTCACACTTCCCTATTTGGTTTCAGGGGCTGAGCGCCAAGCCACGGGGGAATTGCTGGGCCTGAGATTGCGAATTCAGCTGGTGTGGGGACGAGGAGCCAGGGAGATCCTACCACCACCCTGGGGTCATGGTTGTagttgggggagcaggggggtgttGTCCTCCCCAAACCGCAAGCCTCAGGACAGGCACAAAATTCCCCCCCAGACACACATGCAGTCCCATTGGCCTGACTGAAGCTGCCCCCCAAAtttagaagtcaaactacacctatgcctGAGATCTCCCCCAAAATTCTTCCCCTTTCCTAGGATGCAGGGGCTCGGTGGACCCCCTCTGGAGGGATGCAGGAAGGAATTGGTGTACAAAGTGTAGGGGTATGTGCTGGGGGTGAATGGTGGGGCTGTCCCTAGGGGTTTGAGGGGcccagagggcagcagggataGGAAGTTTGGGGGGGGCACTCAACACAGTCCTTCCCTTGCAAGCCAACTGATAGTTTGGAGTACTATGCAGGGGGCTTCAGAGGGCAGGTATGGGAATTTGGGGTAGCTGGGTGAGACTTGGGGGGCACAGGACAGAGCCTGGGATGCCTGAGGAGGGCATTAGGGGGCTAtacagggggcacagaggaatcCCTCTGTGGACCTGGGATACATGGCAACACACTGTCCCCAAGGGAGATGCAGGAGAGAGGCAAGAAAGACCAACTGCTAGGGGCCGGGGAGGACGGGAGTGTCTCCCCCGAGGTGTCAAGGGCTCTCCACAGAATAATTTCTTCCCACTCTATGTCCCTCACCCCTGCCAGGTTGCTATGGGGGGTCCTCAGGATACTGGGGGGACTTTCTCCTGGTGGGAGTGATGTTGAGGGTCTCCCTCCTGAGGGGACTGCCCAGGAAGGAGATAGGAGGTGCATGGGGGTCGCCTCTTCAGAGGAAGGGAGTGCAGGTGGGTCTGGGGGTACATAGGGAAAGAGGGAAGTGCCTAGGGGAACTCTCCAGAGGGATGCTGGGAGGAATACGGGCTGTGGGAATCCTCTCCCCCGGGCAGGGGGTTTCTCCCAGGTCAGGAGcaagaggggggaaggagggagggggcgaatctctcccggggggggggtcaggtgcAGGTAGTCTCCCGATCTGGGGGGCGGTCTctcctgggggggggagccccgggTGCAAGGGTATCCCGGTCTGGGGGGCGGGTGCAGGGGTCTCCCGGGACGGGACAGGACTCTCCTAGGACTGGCGGGGGTGTCTTTCTCCCCAGACTCACCTCGTCCCATTTGATGAACTTGCTGCCCCGCATCAGGGTCTCGGGGACCCGCAGCGGCTCCAGCTGCAGCGCGTGGACCCCCGGGCGCGCCCCGGCCATGGCTGCACCCAGCGCCCCGGGACACCCAGCCTAGCTGCTTCGGCCTCGCCTGCAAGGGCTGCGGGCGGGGCGGGCACAGGCGCGGGGGTGGGGCCGGCCAAAGAGAGCCTTAAAGAAacagccgccgccgccccccacccctccggagTGGGTGCTGCCACTTTAATAAAAGGGAGGGGGTAGAGAATGGGGGATGAGgcgctggccctttaagagaCTACGATGATTGAggtactggccctttaagaggctggcgggggcgggggggagagacatATCTTCTTCCTCCCCAGGGAGGGGCAGCTTCTTAAAGGGACAGCCGCCCCGGAACAGAGGGAAGGTTTTGCAGCGTTGTTAGCCCAGGAACATTGACTGGAAGTGCATTACAGAAGTACCAGCCTCGAGAAAGgctttcccctctcccacctcctttCGGAGTTGGGGCctggagagagaccctacaataacaaaccatcAGGTGCTCCAGTGagaccccagctctgctccctgcagcacagcgccctctAGCGCCAAACaggggcattggggccagcactgactgcgagGGGAACGTGCCCCTTACTGAGCtttcaccccactccctgcagcaggtATTGGGGTCACCACTGCCTGGGAGGGAAGAGTGCCCCCTACCGAGCCCCCCAGGGGTTACCCAGGGGACTCCTGTCCAgtcccagcgccgccccaccccGCAGAGCGTCAGATATTTAACAGGATCATTGCATAAGCCAGCTTGGCCAGCTTCCACAAAGGATACAGCCTTCACTTTCAACTTCCTGAGGCCTGGGATCATGTAAAGAGCAGCAAGGGAACAAGCGGGTTTCTACTGCCCCCACCTCCATATCCAGCCCCGACTTGCAATCCCCCCCGTTCCATTCCTTTGCAATAGCAGCCTAGCACCCTGCCTACCTCCCCCTCCCACGCCAGCTGTACTGAACCTTACTTCCTGTAGGTCCTATGTAAACAATACGTTTCATTCTCAGGGGCATGGATTGAGAGGGAGCCACTGGAATGGGCAGGGGAGCTACACTCCATATAAGCTAACACCcccctaatttccccctactggaATAGCCCTTCTAGGGATTCAGCCCAAAGGGGGTGTTTAGGGATGTGTGCGAAAGTGTAGGGAAGGCAGGGATTTAATGGGGGACTGTGTGGGGATGTGCCCCTGATGCCAGGGTTAAAGATTCAGGAACTGGGCGTTGGATCTCAGCTAATCCTAAAGGGTCATACACTGTGCAGCGCAATAAGGCTCCTTAAATCCCTCAAtcccccaagctccctccctgGGTACCGCACACCCACCCCCCTCTGTTTCAGGGACTCACTGCAtttcccaccaccccatccctctcccctagggctctggctgccccctaTTCCCATATCAGAATCCCCCATTATTCCCCCCCCAATGCCAGGGTCCCCCATTCCCCTCATGCCAGGGATGCTGtgtgcccccatccccctcaccttTCCTATTCCCCGTATTTCTCCTCCAGGGTCTCTAAACTCCACTGGGACACAGGTAGTGCTGGGCTGGGGAGTTGAGCTGGAAGATGTTGACTACTGCCATCAACCAGGTCTTTCATCCAAGCCAGCTCCAGACCCCTAAGCTCCCATATGAGCCAATACTGATTATGTGGGGAGAGCACCTCCCACTGTcccccctgctctctgcagcacagagggactgGGAtcagcactgacttcagtgggagagcGCCCCACCTTGGAGCACCGCACCCCTAGCCCCACACTGGGGCTAGCACTGACTGTAAGGAGAGAGCACCCTCTACTGAGCCCGCCCACCCCgctgcctgcagcacagcgccccctagcaccagaTCAGGCAAAGGGTCCAAGGCATTTTCCAGCATGGCGAACAAAGGGGCATGGGGAGAGAACAGGATTCACCAGCTATGGGACCAGACCCAGGCAGTAGGGCCCCCCACCTCCATGAACCTGCCGCTGTCTTGGGACTCAGGAGTCCTTGGGATGTTGTGGGGGAAATCTAGCCACCTAGtgtggggagcagcaggagggggggcCTATTGCCCCCCCGTGACTCCCCACTCCAACAATGCCTCACACCCCCCCGCCTGTAGTTTCCACAAATGGGCAACACTTTTCCGTCTGTAGGGAGCCCCTTTGGGGCTGTTCCCCTTGACAGGCCCCATCTGcctctgctctccccccaccccggccccatgCCAGTCTTTCTGGGGAATAAACAATgcagagagggggaagggagaggggctgtgcCCTGAGGAAcctggctgagtgtgtgtgtgtgtgtgggggggggagctgggggaatttgCAATGAGAGCAAACAGGGTGTGGGGGCAGCTCTGGAACCAAGAGCAGCGCCTGGgtctggggcagggtgggagccatgtggggggagggaagtctTCCGGAGCACAGTACTGATGTAAGCTAAAGAGAGTGTTTGGGTCTCAACCTACGGGGCATCTATCTGGATGCTCCTCTCTGCCTGCTACCCAGTCCTGTGCTTtgctggtgcccctcagccccaacccacagctccctgctatcccaggcctgggctccccaccccaccccacctctgccagtgcctctCAACCCAGACTAgcagctccaccccttccatcTATGGGTGAATCCCATTTCCCTTTTGTCCTTGCTGCGACCATTCCCCGAGTAGCCAGCAGGTGGCAGTGTCGGGCTGCAGCCCGCCGCACCCGCACAGAGAACAGCCTTTGTGGGCCAGAGTCTTTACGTTCCTGAAACCCACACCTAGCTCCATGAATGGATCTGATCCCCTCGCAGTGGCCACGCGACGCTTCCTGCACCCAAGGGCCCTACGTGCCAGAGGAACAGTGTGCACCGGCCCTAGTGCACAGGCTGTGGCAAAGTGCTGCATGCAGCCCCAAACACCAGCCTGCTGAATGGTGACAGCCCAGGGGAATAGTTTAGGTGGCACGGTCACTAATACATGCGTGCACAGAGGCTGCATCAGTGTGCTGCACAGCCTCCCTGCCTGTTGCACGGCGGCAGTACAATGGAATGGTGCATTGTTGCAGCATTCTTTGGCTCTAAGCTGCATATGAATAGTGCAAGGCTGCATTGACCCTAGTGCATGCTTATAGCTGCATCAATGTGCCCCCCAAACTCTATGCTAGCCGCATGGGGTCACAGCATGGGAATTATGTAGGCTGCATGACTCCAATGCATGCACATAGGCTGCATTACTGCTGCACACACCCTGCATGCTCATAGCCTCCCTGCATGTTGCATGGGGATAATGCATTGGACCACTGCAGACTGCACTGACCCTAGTGCATGCTCACAGGTGACAGCCAGGTGctgcagtcccgccccccccccccccccccccgtctgtccCATGGGGATAGTGGATGGGACGGGATTTTGATGCCGCTGCATGCACAGCACCCTGCCATGGTGTGGATGCTGTGTGCTGCAGATTGTGGGGTAGCACCCACGAGCCCTAGCCATTACCATGGTGGCTGGGATATCTCTGGGGAGACATTGATTTCCAGGCCCCTGCTCCGCTCTACCCACtagtctccccacccccttctcctgaagCACAGTAGAATTGTAGGGCTGCAAGGGAGAGACCCCACTCCGCTcccagagccaagaacagaacccaggagtcctggcttccaccTCCCCACACTGAGGagccacccccacctcctgtggAAGGATTGGgttctcggggtggggggggcatgtAACCGCTGACCTTGCCCCAGCATGCTGAGCCCAAGGCAGTGCCAGGGTGGTGCCCGAGGGAGGGGTATGATCTGCACCATGCTGGGGGAGTGTGGtaggaagcaggggggggggcggctagCTGGGGAATGCCACAGGAGTGCGGGAGGGGCTCCCTTTGGCGGGGTCACTCTGGGGCTTGGGGCGCAGGCACAGGGGGAGGCTCGGATCAGGCCGCGGAGGGTGTCACTGCCGGGCGCAGCTGCCGCGCTTGCTCcggggccccggccaggccaggaagCGCCTGAATCGCGGCTCTGTTACTCAATCCCGGCCACGTGTTTCCCCGACGCCCTGGGCCAGGCCGGCCGCAGGGAGCCAGTTCTTAAAGGGACAGCGGCCCTCAGGCCCCCACAAATTCCCAATggggtcagggtgtgtgtgtgtgcatggactggggggggggggggatggaaccTACTGAAGCGCTGCTCCTGCTGTCCCTTTGTATCCGGTTATCCCCCAACTCCCCCACTGAAACTTTTCTACCATCACCCCTCCTTCTGCTgaccccctcctccgccccctggACAGGTGCGGGGCTACACACCAGCGTGGTTGCTAGCAAGACGGAAAACatgccccagccctccctcctagAGCTTTCCATGTGAGAAGGGGAATGTGAGCCCAGGCCTCCAGGCCTTTCCATGCCACCCCTgtaaatcccccctcccccatacctcTCTCTAGTCACCTCTCTGCAGGGAGCATAATACTGCTCTGTACtgcccctgtgccccaccccagaggtggcactAGCTGCAGCTCAGGGGCAAGGGATCCTTGCTCCTgcatcccaccccagagaccgCTGCATCTAAGCACCAGGCAAGGGATCCCCGTATAAACAGCTCCatgcccctccccagaggtggctgcatctcatcTCAGCACCAAGTGAGGGATGCTTGGGTTGGGTACACAGCCCCCCGGGCGCGCCCCACCAGCATGAGGAGTGACCACTAGATTTCCCAGCCCCTCAGCTCTCACTGTCTCTACCCTAGTCCCTCTCCAAATAACCCAGGTCAgagcctgctgcctccccctccccccgtacaAACTGCAGCCTGACCCTGAGCCAGGTGGGAAGGGGGGTTCCTTCCTTGCTAtctcccaggctgcagggagctgctcctcccccaccatcGCTGCCTTCCCACAGCGGAACAGGAAGGATGGAGACAGATAGACAGGGACAGACATGAGGGGGGCAGATCGGCTGTCTGTGGGGGCAGTCAAGACTggcggagggggagggcgggTTGGACAAATTGACAGCCTCCTTCCGCTCCTTTGTTATGGACAGACAgacactcccccctccctccattgtgAGACAGAAGGACAAATGGGCATGCCCTGGAGAGGCCAGACACAGGCAAGATGTGGTGGGGGAATTAGATGGgagaatggatggatggacaaagcaggggtgggggtgggtaggAAGGGGACACACATCGAGAATAAACTCTGTGGCCTGGACACACAGCATGTGCAGGGGAAGGGCAGAataccccccctcccgccccgcgcGCTGTGACAGCCAGCCAAAACCCCTGGGGAAGGGACAGACAGCCCctgggtatgggggggggagggagtttaggGGAGGGACACCTccgggatggacagacagacgggggggGACACAGAGAGACAGGCTGATCGACCTTGGGTTAGATGGAGGGATACCCCGAGCGCCCCTGTcccgtgggggaggggttggggacagaccggggggggggggggggagccgggagGGATAGAAGATCCTGGATGGGACAGAAAGTCGCTGTGTTGGGGGCGAGCAGACTGACCTCACTCCACCCCCTACAGTGGGGGGGATGACGGACAGACAGGCGGACACAGGAGGTGAGAGAGCGACGGACTGACAGACAGACGCTTGCGGTGGGTGGCGGGGGCGCAGCCTGACCTCCCTTCACTTCTCGTGAGGAGGGTGTTGACGGACAgaaggactgggggaggggacggacagacagacacgcGGCCTCTTtaagggggcgggaagggggcgggggagggaggcgaggAGCGAGCGATAGCGGCAGCAGCGGGACAAAGGGGCCGTCGGGGGGAGCGGATCGGAACCGAACCAGAGCCGGGAGGAACCGGTACTGCGGCTGGGGCGAGTGAGTACCGGAGGAACCGGTACCAGCACCCAGGACAGCGCTGGCCGGAGCCGGTACTAGCAACCGGGGCTGGGACGAACCGGTAGCCGCAGCACCAGGCGGATCCGGTACCAGCAGGAGACGGAGCTTTTCCATATTCTGGTTCTGATCCCGGCCCCGGTCCGGAAACACCAGGAAGAAGAGGGGATCCGGACCTAGTTCGGGACAAGACAGCACCATGATCCGGTTCTGGTCGTACTAGGTTCGGGCAAGAAGCGAATTAGGGTCCGGGGGGAGGCTCGGGCCCGGTTCGGTTTGCACGTGGTCCCAGAATAGGCAGGACGGATGTGGGTTTGGTTCCGATTCGGTGCAGACAAGAAGTGAATCTCGACCCAGCACCTAGTACTAGGCTGAAAGCGGTTCTGGTTCCGGCCTGGGCCCGGTTCCGTGCAGTGGAAGGATCTGGCCCAGACTGCACGTGGTCCTGGTTCCTTGAAGGCAGAACCCAGAGCCCGTAATAGCAGGATCCGGTTCTGGTTCCCGCGAGGGCAGGAAGAGGACCTGGTTCCTTCCATCGCGGTATCGGCAGCTGAAGGCGGCTTCGGTTCTGGACCCACGTGTGccggggtctgggctgaggcagcaTCGGCAGGACCCAGCTGAGAGCCGCTCCCGGCATCAGCAGCCGGAGGTTCTGAGCCCACGTGGGTCCGGTTCAGGCAGCAGCTGAGTCAGTTCTGACCCGGTTCGGGTCCCCGGCACGGCGGATGGCAGCGCCTTGCAGCCCAGAGAGCGGCCCAGCGGGGGCCACAAGCCCCCGGGTGTATTTCCAGAGTCCcccgggggagccgggccaggaggaggaggaggggccggtcCGGCGCCAGGGGAAGGTCACGGTGAAATACGATCGCAAGGAGCTTCGCAAGCGGCTTAACCTGGAGGAGTGGATCCTGGAGCAGCTCACGCAGCTGTACGACTGCCAGGTACCCCGCCCCGGGTCCTGGAACTGCCCCATCTCTGCCTGTcagggacccccgagcccccAACTTCCCTGGCACCCCAATAAGCACCCCCATCTCCAAACTAGGGGAGTCCCCTCCCCCAGTCGCCCAGGGACACGAGTCTCCCAGTCCCCATCCACCGTCCCCAAAACACGGACCTCGCCCGGCCACATGACTGtgacccccagctggaacccccCGCTTAAGTACCAGCCGCCATCCCATCCCGACCTTCACGCTGCGCGCCAGGCCTCCCCCAGATTTGCTCTGTAGCCGGTGGATTTGGGGGCCGAGTTGGACAGCTGCtaatcccccctcccttccccacactcCCATCGGGCGGGAGGGGGTCCTCAAACTTCCCCCAAGTTTCTCACGCTGCTTAGTTCCAAGGATTTCCTTTGCAGGCTGTAATCGCTTTAAAGCCTCGGGGGGAGACAGGCAACCCCGCCCCCATTTCCAGAGTCAGTGGGGCTGGATGGAATCTAAACAGTTAATTCCTAAATTGTCTAAGGGGGGggcagattctctccccctcccttggtgAGGGGTCCAGGGCATTTgggaggaggttgctggggttaATCAGTTTTTGATGTTGgtgggggccgggggcgcaggctaGTGTATGTGGACGATCCCTCCAAGCAAAGGGGGTGgggcagcggtggggggggggggggggggcggcgtgaCTCTTCCCTGGATTCCAACTGACTTGCTTCCTGTTTCCAAATCTCCGTGTGGATTTCGGTGACTCCCGCTTGCAcacagcgctggggggaggggcgcacgcAGGGATCCCTCCcggggctgagatgcagccacctctggggtgaggtgCCAGGGGTGTTTATACAGGGCCAGATGCGCCATATGGAGCTTGTCTCTGAGCTGGCTAATGGGGCTGTAAGTAGCTGGAGCTGCTTGAGGGGCTGAATCCTATTGTTCAGACTGGGTCTGCCATGCCCCCCCTCGTGGGGTGAGAGCCCAACTTCTGATTTAATTAGCCAGGGAGCTGATTAGGCAGGGTTCTTTTGCGGGGGAGAGGAGGTCTGAGCCTGGCTGCTCGAATGGAGGGTGACCTGATTAGGCCGTTTCTGTTGTGCTGCTAAAACTCTTCCAACGGCtaatctccccaccccacccccggttcCCAGTCTGGTttagtgtgggtgggtggggagctgggtgaTGGGGGTAGGTGTGactgctcccagcatgcactgttCAGTCTcagtctgagctgggagtgtGGGGACTGGCCTGttcttcagtgtgtgtgtgggggtaactAGTTGGGGGGGCTACCCCAGtgcactaaccccccccccccccccccgccaatcaTTTCCACCCCTTTCCCAGGAAGAGGAGATTCCAGAGCTGGAGATCGATGTAGATGAGCTGCTGGACATGGGCAGTGATGATGCCCGGGGAGCCAGGGTGAAGGTAGGGAATGCAGCAGGGTCCCCCTGCCAGTAGATACACTGTCAGTCCCTTGGGGCTGGCGTGGGGCTCAGCTGgtagtgcaggggattggggggggagTGCAGGGAGGTGTTGGGACTAGTGAGGTGCCTGGGAtggtggcagggggttggtggaGTGCCAGGCTAGAGGGGAAGGGTTGGGGCAGCAAAGCACCACACTGTAGGGGACGATAGCCAGCCTGATGGGGGTAGAATCCGCGGCAGTACTGACCTGGCTGCAAGGAGGGCCCTGTAGTAGCCAcccatggggttggggtgcatgccAGGGGAGCTGGCCtaggaggggagggagtgggatacAGAGCTGGGGATCATGCAGCCTGAGGGGGTGGGGAACCCAAGGGACAGGGTGGTGCTGGGGTCTTGGAagccatggggcagggaaggaggcagggctgggagctagaAGGGAGAGGGATATAAGGTATGGGGCTGGGGTAGGAGATCCAGCATGCatggatctggcccacgggcAGCCCCCCTCttagccctgacccccctctcTGTCCCTTCCCCAGGAGCTCCTGGTTGACTGTTACAAGCCCACGGAGGTGAGTGGCAGGTCCCCCTGCATCTCACACAGGAGCTAGAAACACTGGGACCCGCCCCCTGGACAGTGGGAGGGAGGTGGATGGCTCTGGGCCCGCCCCAGCAGTTGTGATCAatctccaggctggggggggggggtgtcagcagCTGCTATTCCCTCTccagtcccgtccccccccacccacacctgtCACTTTGGGGTGGGGGCTTCCTCGCCAGAGCTGGTTTCTGGGGCCCTCTGAAACCTACTGCTGGGTGGGGGCTGTATCCTTAGAGGATCCTGGGCCACTGGGGGAAGGAACCagtctgggagggggtggggtctagtgggttagggcAGGGTGGGTGGCAGGACTCCAGGGCTCTATCAGAAAGGAAAGGGGCTTCCGCTCCTGCCCCCCATaacccttctcctcttcctccccaccaggCTTTTGTGGGGGACCTGCTCGACAAGATCCGAGGCATGCAGAAGCTCAGCACCCCCCAGAAGAAATGACACCCCCCCCCGTCCTTAGACCCACCTCCCCCAGctagggggtgaggaggggggagagaagcaaccaatggcaccaggctggggtggggggaatccccTCTCTAAAGCTTGGGGATGTAGAGGGAGGGGGGCCCCCTCCTCAACCTCCCCAGTGCATTGATAATCACTAGCCAGCTGGACAGCTCCTTAGCAATACCCCCACATGAGCCCCCTCTTTTTTTGGtagtggggggctctggggaggggggttatgaTTTGATTTTTTGTAAGGatttttttgaggtttttttaattattacatgaattttgtgtttttatatgaATTTAATAAAAGTGTTTGAGAGTTGGGGAGCTGCTGtcctgtggtgtgtgtgtgtggggtagaTTGGGTGGTTTGGGGGGTGCAGGACCAATGGGGGAAACTTGCAGGCAGGTTGGGGGTCAGAGGGTAGCACCCACTGGTATAAGTGGGCACTGGTGTGTGTGGGACACTCCCAAGCATGGGGGGGGCTGAAGAGGGCACTCTGTGGGATGGGAATCCGCAGGGCTTCCAGCTTGAGGTGACTGCAGCCCCTTTCCCCATTTCTCAAGCATCTTTTGATGGGAGCAGGGAGGCTGTGGGCAGATACCCCCAGCTGAAAAGGGAATGGAGGGCGGGTCCAGACTGGGCCCCATTTTCCCAGCAGGGGTGGTGGGATCCCCTGCAGGATAACACCCTGTTGCTGCTAGCAGGCCCAGCTGAGATGTTAATTGTGGCTAataggcgggggggtggggggggagatcaGCAGCACTAAGGGAAGCCCTCAGCATCTGCACATCACCTGGGAAAGACAGGCAGAGGAAGGGCCAACTGAGCCCCACGTGGGGCTTGGCCAAGGACTGGGGtgcccagcaccagctgctggtACCACCTCGCACCCCACAGAGCAGCCCTTCTTCCCCGCACAAAGCTGCTGCTAGCTCCACATTCCCCaggccctctccccccccgtgGGAGGCAGCTGCTGTGGCAACCAGGTGGCAAGGTGGGTCCCAGCACTGGCAACAGGCTGTCTGTGGAGGGGGGGCTCCCTGGCCCTGTGACATCCATGCCCCAGGAGGCTGGTTAGGCCCCATCCAGGCCAGGCTgagtgcctcccctcccccgctcctggCAGGGCTGAGCTCAGCACGGAAAGAATGTCCCTGGCTCCTGGAACGAATCGGGCGGCAGCCACACTTCGTGCTTCCGGCCTGAGGTCACCGGGTGGCTGGGAGCcggcaggacagggctggggccagcaccCTGCTGTGGTGGGGACGAGTGCGCTGGCAGCCTCCATtccaccccacccagccccctgccctccagcagcAACCCAGCTGGCTCCCTGATCACCCTGCTGGGTAATGGAGGATGGGGCTGACCAGATGGGCCTGGCActgcccctccctcctctccctgggcaccccatgtctgccagttctcctcaatcctgacctgcagccccccccgctatcccagctctgccagtgcccctcgctcccaacctgcagcccctgctagccggCCTCTGTCCCCCTCCAACCAACCCCAGTTGTGCCGgtccccctcactcccaacctgcagcccctgctatccaGCCCTATGTCCCCCTCCGACCCCAGctgtgccagtgcccctcactccagccccgcagcccctgctgtccAGTCCCAGGGCCCTCGTGAG is a genomic window of Chrysemys picta bellii isolate R12L10 chromosome 7, ASM1138683v2, whole genome shotgun sequence containing:
- the PPP1R14B gene encoding protein phosphatase 1 regulatory subunit 14B isoform X1; the encoded protein is MAAPCSPESGPAGATSPRVYFQSPPGEPGQEEEEGPVRRQGKVTVKYDRKELRKRLNLEEWILEQLTQLYDCQEEEIPELEIDVDELLDMGSDDARGARVKELLVDCYKPTEAFVGDLLDKIRGMQKLSTPQKK
- the PPP1R14B gene encoding protein phosphatase 1 regulatory subunit 14B isoform X2 — protein: MAAPCSPESGPAGATSPRVYFQSPPGEPGQEEEEGPVRRQGKVTVKYDRKELRKRLNLEEWILEQLTQLYDCQEEEIPELEIDVDELLDMGSDDARGARVKAFVGDLLDKIRGMQKLSTPQKK